Part of the Nitrosophilus alvini genome, TTCAACGATATAGAAGGGCTTAGCGTACTACCTCCCCAGGGTGCCTTTTATCTGTTCGTTAACACCAAAGAGATAGAACCTGACTCCATGAAATTTTGTAAAGAGCTTCTTGAGAGGGAAGGCGTAGCGGTCGTTCCGGGCATAGGTTTTGGAAAAGACGGTTATTTTAGATTTAGTTTCGCAACCGATATCGAAAGTATCAGACACGGTATCGAAAGAATCAAAAGATTTGTGGAAACACAAAAAAACAGCTAAAAAATTTTTTATTTTTTCTTTCATACTTAATACAGCTGATGGTATAATAAATTACTTATGCCAAAGGCTGTATTATGTTTGTGAAAGAGCGTTTCAAACTTTCCAAAAAAACAGTTGAAAAACTAAAAGGAAAAAAGCCAAATTTCGGTTTCGGCGCTTTTTCGGAAGCCACCTACTACCGTACCTATAGCCGTAAAAAACCGGATGGCTCCCAGGAACACTGGGTAGATACTATCATCCGTGTCATTGAAGGCGTCATCTCTATCAGAAAAAACCACTACATCATTAACGGACTTGAATGGGATGAAAAAAAATGGCAGGAATTTGCACATGACTTTGCTATTACCTGCTTCGATATGAAGTGGCTTCCCCCCGGTCGAGGTCTCTGGATCATGGGAACCCCGTATATTTACGAAAGAGGAAGTGCCGCCCTCTACAACTGCGGTGCGGTAGATACCGAAGATCTTGCACTCTCAGCCGACTGGGCTATGGATATGCTTATGTGCGGAGTGGGAGTGGGATTTAATATGTCGTGGGACGGTTTTGCAAAAAAACCGGATAGAAAAAATCCTAAACTATACGTTATCGACGACAGTAGAGAGGGATGGGTAAAATCTGTCAGACTGCTGCTTGACAGCTATGTAAGTGACGGACCTTTCTATAGATTCGACTACTCGAAAATAAGACCGGCAGGTTCTCCAATAAGGGGATTTGGCGGAACTGCATCCGGTCCGGAACCTCTAAAAGAACTTCATAAAAGACTTGAAGCCGTAATGGATAGCTATATCGAAGGAAAAATAAACAAAACAAGATGCATAGCGGACGTTTTCAATTCTATAGGAGTCTGCGTTGTAGCTGGAAACGTGAGACGTTCTGCTGAAATAGCTATAGGCTCGCCCCATGACGAAACTTTTCTGAATCTGAAAAATTACGATATTTTTCCTGACAGAAAAGATATAGGATGGATGTCCAACAATACAGTAGTTTTTGAAAAAACGGAAGATTTCAAAAAACTTCCTGAAATTGCCGAACTTGTGAGAAAAAACGGTGAACCAGGAATTTTAAACCTTATAAACGTAAGAAAATATGCAAGATTCGGTGACATCGAGTATGACAGAGCATGGCTTTCCAATCCCTGTGCGGAAATTGCCCTTGAAAGCTATGAGTTGTGTAATCTTGCTGAAGTTTTTCCAACAAGGTGCGAAAACGAAGATGAGTTTTACAAAGCTTTGAGATATGCAACTTTTTACGCATCTACCGTCTCTTTGCTTCCAACCCATAGACATGAAACGAACAAGATAGTAGCAAGAAACAGAAGAGTTGGAGTAAGTATATCGGGTATTGCGGACCTACTGGATGAGATAGGTGCAACTGAGCTGACACGCAGACTCAGATACGGTTATAAAATAGTAAAAGATACAAACAAAATGCTTGCAGAACAGGCGGGCATTCCGGTTTCTATCAGAGTTACAGCCATAAAACCGTCGGGTACGATCAGCATACTTGCAGGCACAAGTCCCGGCATTCACTTTCCGCCTTTCAGATATGCCATAAGAAGAATCAGAGTAGGAAACAACACTCCCATATGTAAATTTTTAATAAAAGCAGGTGTTCCAAACGAACCCGATATCTATTCTGAAAACACTACTGTCTTTGAATTTCCTATAGAGTATAAAAAAACAAGACCTATCACTTCCGTATCTGCCTGGGAACAGTTCTCTTTGCTTGCAATGCTTCAAAGAGAGTGGTCTGACAATATGGTCTCATGCACTATACATTTTGACGAAGAGAAAGAGGGTAAGCAGGTAGAGCACATGCTGGCGATGTACGCACCTGTAATCAAATCTGTATCGATGCTTCCGCATAAAAGAGGCAAAGTATACAAACAGATGCCGTTTACGAAAATAACAAAAGAAGAGTATGAAAAAAGAGTCAAAGAGATGCCGAAAATCGACTGGTCGAAATTCGGCGGAAGCGAGGGAGCCGGAGAGGGCTACTGCACTATCCTGGCCTGTAACATTTAGTTATCCGGTTATTCCCTCATCAACATCTTTTGGAGTCTCTTCAGGGATATAGTCTTTTCCGAACTCATTTTTTGCAATATTTAATGCATCTATAAGGTCATCTATATTTTCATATGGTATATGAACTTTCCACTCAGGCTCTTCAAGATTTCCGTTTAGAGATATTCCGATACTTACAACAGGTTCACTGTTTTTACCGTAAGGTTCAGTCAGATGAGTTACAGTAACGACTCCGTCCTTTGTTCCGTAAAGATTGAAGAACTTTATCATATGGGCATTTTTTGGCATAATCGACTCCTTTTTTGAAGTTTAATTTCATTTTAACATCACTTCTAATATAAAGTATATCAAACAATTATAAGACCAAACTAAAAGGTTTTTCCTATAGCACTACTCTTTTAGAAGTTTTGAAAGTTTCGCCTGTAGTCTAAGCCACTCTTTGTGAGGCATAAGAGGAAAACCGGAATATACTTTTGAGCCCTCGATCGATTTTGTAACTCCCCCTCTTGCGGCTATAGTTGCAAAATCACCTATCTTCAGATGCCCTGCCGTAGCACTCTGCCCTCCCATAACAACATTTCGTCCAAGGATTGTTGAACCCGATATGCCTACCTGTGATACTATTATAGAGTACTCGCCTATTTCACAATTATGTCCAATCTGAACGAGATTATCTATCTTGACACCTTTTTTGATAACAGTTGAACCAAAAACTGCCCTGTCTATCGTTGTATTGGCTCCTATCTCAACATCATCTTCTATAACCACATTTCCGTTTTGATATATCTTTACATGCGTGCCGTCTTTTTTATGTGCAAAACCAAAACCGTCGCTTCCTATAACGGCTCCTGCATGTATGATGCAGTTTTTGCCTATCTTACAGTCACGATAAACGGTAACATTCGGATATATAAGTGTGCCCTTTTCTATCGTTACATTATCCCCCACGAACACACCCGGCATCAGAGTCACTCCCTTTTTGATAACAGCACCTTTTCCGATATATACGTTTGGAGCGATAGTAACGTTCTCTTCAATTTCAGGCTCTTTTCCATCTTTTTCAAAAGGGGGCTTCGCAAAAAACTTTGTGGCATAAGCAAGGCTTAGATAAGGCTCCTCACTGATTAGTGCAGATACGTTTTCAGGCAGCTCTTTTAGATATTTCTTATTCAAAATTACCGCAGCGGCTTTTGTATCTTTCAACAATTTGAGATATTTGGGATTTTCAAGAAAAGATAGTTGAGAAGAATCGGCCTTGTCCAAACTCTCAATACCCCTTATCTCTCTATCCTCTCCCACAAGTTCCAATTCCAGAGATTTGGCCAATTCACTCAACAACATAGGATTACCTCTCAATTGCAACGACGCCGCTTCTTATAATCTCTTTGGGATTGAAATTTTTAAGAGCGTATATAAAATGGGCTACTCTGGTAGGCTCATCTGCAATCATAACAATAATTCCGTCTTTTCCCACATTTACGATACTTCCGTTATATGCCCTGCATAGAGCCTCCACATCACTCAGTCTCTCTTCAAGAGGGACTTTTGCAAGTACCATCTCTTTTTCTATAAGCTCTTCGTGCTCTATAACCTTCAAAACAGGTATCAGTTTGTTCAGCTGTTTTATAATCTGCTCTATCACTCTGTGACTTCCCGAAGTGACTATAGTAAGCCTTGAGAGCGAAGAGTTGGGTATGGGAGCAACGGTCAAAGTCTCTATATTGTAGCCTCTGCCGGCAAAAAGTCCGGAAATTCTTGAAAGAACTCCATGTTCATTTTTGACGATTACAGATATAACTCTTCTTTCTTTATGCATCTTTTATCCCTCGTCTTTATATTCTAACATCATATTGTAAAGCGAGCCCCCGGCAGGTACCATCGGCAAAACATTCTCATATCTGTCTATTACAACATCTATAAGGGCAACAACTCCTTTGCTTATCGCGTCATCAAGTGCTTCGTCAAACTCCTCTTTTGTTTTTACCCTGTATCCTATCCCTCCGAAACTTTCAGCCAACTTTACGAAATCGGGCTGCATAGAGAGGTCGGTCTCCGCATATCTCTTTTCATAAAAGAAAGTTTGCCACTGTCTGACCATTCCCAGATAGTTGTTATTAAGTATTATATTTATAACGGGCAATCTATATTCCACAGCGGTCATAAGTTCCTGAATATTCATAAGGATCGAGCCGTCTCCGGTAAAGTTTATCGATATCTCTTCCTGAACTCCTCTTTTAACACCTATCGCCGCAGGGAAACCAAAGCCCATAGTGCCTAGCCCACCGCTTGTAATAAGTTCATTCGGTCTGGTAAACGGATAATATTGCGCCGTCCACATCTGATGCTGTCCAACATCTGTGGATATTCTCGCTTTGCCTTTTAGTTTTTCTCCGACTCTTTGTATAACCCACTCCGGTTTTAAAACTTTGTCACTGTCTTCATATTTCAATGGGTGAAGTTCTCCGTACCTTTTCAGTATCTCTCTCCAGCTTTCATATCTGTCGGGATTTATCTGCTCCTTTGCCAGAGGAACCATCTCTTCCAAAACTTTTTTCAAATCACCCACAATAGGATAGTCAACATGAACGAGTTTTCCTATACTACTAGGATCAATATCCACATGAATGATTTTTGCGTATTTTGCAAATTCGGAAAGTTTACCTGTAACCCTGTCGTCAAATCTGGGCCCCAAAGCAATAAGCAGATCAGCTTCGCTCATCGCCATGTTTGCGGCGTATGTTCCGTGCATTCCGACCATACCAAGCAGCATAGGATCATCGTATCTCAATGTACCTCTCGCCATCAGAGTCTCAACCGCAGGTATCTTGGCAGCCGCTACAAACTCTCTTACAAGTTCCGCCGCACCGCTTCTGATAATTCCGCCACCAAGATAAAATACCGGTTTTTTAGCTTCAGCAATAGCCGCAACAGCCTTTTTTATCTGTCTAGGATTGCCTTTGTATGTAGGTTTATAAGTCTCCAATCTTATCTCATCAGGATAATCAAATGGCGCTATCTGAGCCGTTACATCTTTTGGTATATCAACATGTATAGGCCCGGGTCTGCCGCTTTTCGCAAGATAAAAGGCCTCTTTCAATATAAAGGGAAGCTCTTTTGCGTCTTTAACCAAGAAGTTGTGTTTTGTACACGGCCTACTGATTCCCACCGCATCAATTTCCTGAAAAGCGTCTGTGCCTATCATGGAAATGGGAACCTGTCCGCTTATGACAACAAGAGGTATAGAGTCTGTATAGGCAGTTGCAAGACCCGTTACCGCATTTGTAAATCCAGGACCGGATGTAACAAACGCTACACCTGTTTTACCCGTAGCTCTTGCATAGCCGTCTGCTGCATGAACCGCTGCCTGCTCATGCCTTGTCAAAATATGCTGGAAATATTTATGCTTGTATATCTCATCGTAAACATTCATTATCGCACCGCCGGGATATCCGAAAACAACTTCGACTCCCTCCTTGCGCATTGCTTCAACAACCATCTGTGCGCCGCTGATCTGCTGCATCTTGTCTCCTAAAGTTAAACATTATCAATTAGCCGTAATTTTACCTAAAAAAACCCTTTAACCCAACTTTTTTTGGCAATTAATTAGAGCAACTCCCTCTCTTAAACCGTCGTCACATACAGTAACTTCATCAAATCCGCTGACTTTCAGCAGCTCTTTAAGTATATGAATTCCTGCCGTTATCAGGTCCGCTCTGCCCTCTCCTACTATCTCTTCTCTCTTTTTAAACGAAAGTGACTCCAATTTTCGTAAAGCTTCATCAAGATCGACCGGATAAAGAACGGTTCCGTTGATTTTTTCGGGATCATACGTATCATATGTCAATCCCAGTTTTAATGCGGCCAAAGTAGTAGGTGTTCCGCCTGTTGCCACAAACTCTTTCGGAATGCCGAAAAGCTCGTATATATCATCAATAAAAATTCTCATTGAGGATATCTTTCTTCTGATTCCAATGAGCATACTCTCTTTTGATTTGTACTGCTGTGCCGTTGTAACGATACCTATATCAAAACTTTCGGTAACTACTCCCTCCTTGTGATACATAATAAGTTCCGTAGAGGCACCGCCTATATCCGCAACCAGAAATTTTTCCGCTTTTTTGCCAAGCTGAATCAATCTGTGCTTTACCGCATATACCGTAAAAACGGCCTCTTCATCAGAAGAGATTATCTTAAATTCTATTCCTGTTTTTGTTTTTATCTCTTCTATAACAGATTTGGCGTTTTCGGCTTTTCTAAATGCAGCGGTGGCAACCGCCTCTATATCGTCATC contains:
- the lpxD gene encoding UDP-3-O-(3-hydroxymyristoyl)glucosamine N-acyltransferase; its protein translation is MLLSELAKSLELELVGEDREIRGIESLDKADSSQLSFLENPKYLKLLKDTKAAAVILNKKYLKELPENVSALISEEPYLSLAYATKFFAKPPFEKDGKEPEIEENVTIAPNVYIGKGAVIKKGVTLMPGVFVGDNVTIEKGTLIYPNVTVYRDCKIGKNCIIHAGAVIGSDGFGFAHKKDGTHVKIYQNGNVVIEDDVEIGANTTIDRAVFGSTVIKKGVKIDNLVQIGHNCEIGEYSIIVSQVGISGSTILGRNVVMGGQSATAGHLKIGDFATIAARGGVTKSIEGSKVYSGFPLMPHKEWLRLQAKLSKLLKE
- the ilvN gene encoding acetolactate synthase small subunit translates to MHKERRVISVIVKNEHGVLSRISGLFAGRGYNIETLTVAPIPNSSLSRLTIVTSGSHRVIEQIIKQLNKLIPVLKVIEHEELIEKEMVLAKVPLEERLSDVEALCRAYNGSIVNVGKDGIIVMIADEPTRVAHFIYALKNFNPKEIIRSGVVAIER
- a CDS encoding acetolactate synthase large subunit; the protein is MQQISGAQMVVEAMRKEGVEVVFGYPGGAIMNVYDEIYKHKYFQHILTRHEQAAVHAADGYARATGKTGVAFVTSGPGFTNAVTGLATAYTDSIPLVVISGQVPISMIGTDAFQEIDAVGISRPCTKHNFLVKDAKELPFILKEAFYLAKSGRPGPIHVDIPKDVTAQIAPFDYPDEIRLETYKPTYKGNPRQIKKAVAAIAEAKKPVFYLGGGIIRSGAAELVREFVAAAKIPAVETLMARGTLRYDDPMLLGMVGMHGTYAANMAMSEADLLIALGPRFDDRVTGKLSEFAKYAKIIHVDIDPSSIGKLVHVDYPIVGDLKKVLEEMVPLAKEQINPDRYESWREILKRYGELHPLKYEDSDKVLKPEWVIQRVGEKLKGKARISTDVGQHQMWTAQYYPFTRPNELITSGGLGTMGFGFPAAIGVKRGVQEEISINFTGDGSILMNIQELMTAVEYRLPVINIILNNNYLGMVRQWQTFFYEKRYAETDLSMQPDFVKLAESFGGIGYRVKTKEEFDEALDDAISKGVVALIDVVIDRYENVLPMVPAGGSLYNMMLEYKDEG
- a CDS encoding fused protease/ribonucleoside-triphosphate reductase, which encodes MFVKERFKLSKKTVEKLKGKKPNFGFGAFSEATYYRTYSRKKPDGSQEHWVDTIIRVIEGVISIRKNHYIINGLEWDEKKWQEFAHDFAITCFDMKWLPPGRGLWIMGTPYIYERGSAALYNCGAVDTEDLALSADWAMDMLMCGVGVGFNMSWDGFAKKPDRKNPKLYVIDDSREGWVKSVRLLLDSYVSDGPFYRFDYSKIRPAGSPIRGFGGTASGPEPLKELHKRLEAVMDSYIEGKINKTRCIADVFNSIGVCVVAGNVRRSAEIAIGSPHDETFLNLKNYDIFPDRKDIGWMSNNTVVFEKTEDFKKLPEIAELVRKNGEPGILNLINVRKYARFGDIEYDRAWLSNPCAEIALESYELCNLAEVFPTRCENEDEFYKALRYATFYASTVSLLPTHRHETNKIVARNRRVGVSISGIADLLDEIGATELTRRLRYGYKIVKDTNKMLAEQAGIPVSIRVTAIKPSGTISILAGTSPGIHFPPFRYAIRRIRVGNNTPICKFLIKAGVPNEPDIYSENTTVFEFPIEYKKTRPITSVSAWEQFSLLAMLQREWSDNMVSCTIHFDEEKEGKQVEHMLAMYAPVIKSVSMLPHKRGKVYKQMPFTKITKEEYEKRVKEMPKIDWSKFGGSEGAGEGYCTILACNI
- a CDS encoding phosphatase, whose product is MIAIDLGSNTLRIVKFDCETLKKTDEFEKTVRTADKLYLTGIISKEATQRIIDAIIEAKEKIDFDDDIEAVATAAFRKAENAKSVIEEIKTKTGIEFKIISSDEEAVFTVYAVKHRLIQLGKKAEKFLVADIGGASTELIMYHKEGVVTESFDIGIVTTAQQYKSKESMLIGIRRKISSMRIFIDDIYELFGIPKEFVATGGTPTTLAALKLGLTYDTYDPEKINGTVLYPVDLDEALRKLESLSFKKREEIVGEGRADLITAGIHILKELLKVSGFDEVTVCDDGLREGVALINCQKKLG